The following nucleotide sequence is from Lysobacterales bacterium.
TGATGATCTGGCGCATCGCCTTGGCCGCAAGCCGGAAGAAATGCTGGCGATCGCTCAAGGGGCGGGCGACGTCCGGCATCAGTTTGAGGAACGCTTCGTGCACGAGGGCGGTGGCCGACAGGGTGGCCGGGCCTTGCTGGCCGAGCGACCGGCTGGCCATCCGCTTCAGTTCCGAATAGACCTCCGCAAAGGCGCGTTCGGCGGCCTCGGCATCGCCGCGCCGGGCCTGATTCAACCATTCCGTCAATTCGCCCATGGCGCCAGCCTTTGAGGTGGAGGCCAGCATACTGGCCCTTGCCTGCGCCACGGCAGTCCGCCTTGTGCCGCCCCCGTTGACCCGCTGTGGTTTTTTTGCGACGATGTCGCGCATCCGCAACAACTCGTGCCGAAATGACCCTTCGCCTGTCGCCACTGTCGGTCCTGATCACCATCGGCCTCGCCGTCGGTCCGATCACCGTGCGTGCCGAAGCGTGGCGGGAGTATGCGCGGTCCGCGATGACACCGGATTTCGCTTGGGCTGACGCTACGAAATCCGAAGCGCCGAGTGCCCGCAACGCGCTGGCGAATGCCTTGAGCGACAACGTGCGCGTCGAATTTCGAACGGCGGTGCAGAGTGAAGTGGTGGAACTCCGCTTCTCGGAAACGCGCGGGAACGACATCGCCGCAGCGAATCTGGCCTCGCTGGCCTTGTTCGACGAGGCCACTCCCGGGCTGAATCGCCAGTTTGCCGGTGCGCAGCTCGCGCACGAATTCGATGGCGGTGCGCGTTTCGGCGCCGGTGTGGTCGTGGCGGAGCAGCAGTTTGCCTCGTTCGGTTTCGGTTCCGAGCGGATCGATACCGGTGACAAGTTGCGCCTGCTCGGCAACGAGTCTTCCACCGCCGCGGGCGTGCGTCTGAATTACACGCAGCCGTTCGGCGAGAAGCTTGCCGTCCAGGCGGCGCTGCAGTCCAAGATCGACATGCAGCCATTCCAGTCCTATCGCGGTGTGTTCAGCGATCCAGGCGATTTCGATATTCCTGCGGAAGCCGAGCTGTCGGCGCGCGTGGCGCTGTCGTCCGCGCTCGGTTTGACCGTGGGCACTCAGCACGTGATGTACAGCGAGCTCAAGGCGTTTTCCAGCTACGCATTGCCGGAACGCTTCCTGTCACTGCTCGGTGATGGTACCTCGCCGGTATTCGCATGGCGTGACCTGACCGTTTACAACCTCGCGTTCGACTATGCCGTCGGCAAGTCGTCGCGGTTGGATCTCCGTTACTCGACGCAGCAGCAGCCGGAGCCAAGTTCGTCGCTGCTCTATGGCGCGCTGCGCGAGGAATTCACCGATCGCAACTTCGCGCTCGGCGTCACTCATCAATTCGACCGCGCCGGTGAACTGCGCCTCGCCGCGAGCCACGCGCCGGTCGAATATTTCCTTGGCACCACCTCGGCCCTCGGTCGCGGTCATGCCAATGGCGACCAGTTTGAATTCGAAGCGCGTTGGCGCGTCGACTTCTGAAGGCTTTACAGGGCTAAAGATCAACTCGGGCTCCTTTCGGAGCCCATTTTTTTGCCTCAGGTTTGGACGAATCAAAGCGATTCGGAAGCGAAATCCGCAAGGCGCGAGCGCTCGCCGCGACGTAGCGTGATATGCGCACTGTGTTGCCAGGCCTTGAAGCGATCGACCGCGTAGGTCAGGCCCGACGTGGTCTCGGTGAGGTAGGGCGTGTCGATCTGTTCGACGTTGCCGAGACAGATCATCTTGGTGCCCGGGCCGGCGCGCGTCAGCAGGGTCTTCATCTGCTTCGGCGTCAGGTTCTGGGCCTCGTCGACGATCACGTAGCGATTCAGGAACGTGCGGCCGCGCATGAAGTTCATCGAGCGGATCTTGATCCGCGATGCAAGCAGGTCATTGGTCGCGGCACGGCCCCAGGAGCCGCCCTCGGACGGGTTCGCGAGCACTTCGAGGTTGTCGGTGAGGGCGCCCATCCACGGCGTCATCTTTTCCTCCTCGGTGCCGGGCAGGAAACCGATATCTTCGCCCACCGAGACGGTCACCCGGGTCATGATGATCTCGCGGTAACGCTGCTGATCCATCACCTGCGCGAGGCCGGCCGCCAGCGCGAGCAGGGTCTTGCCGGTACCGGCGGTGCCGAGCAGGGTGACGAAGTCGATCTCGGGGTCCATCAACGCGTTGAGCGCGAAGTTCTGCTCGCGATTGCGCGCATGGATGCCCCAGATCGAGTGGCTGCCGCCGGTGAAGTCATCGAGGATCTGCAGGCGAGCGATGCCGTCGCGGATGCTGAGGACGCGGAATTCCGGTTCATCTTCACCGGCAAGGTACAGAAACTGGTGCGGCGCCCAGTCCTCGTTCTTGCGCAGCTTGAGTTCGTAGTAAGTGTGGCCCTTCTCGGACCAGGAACGCAGGTCCTTGGCGTGTTTGGTCCAGAAGTCGGCCGGCAGCTCGATGTGGCCGGTGTAGAGCAGGCTGAAGTCGTCGAGCGCGCGATCGTTCTCGTAGTCCTCGGCCGGCACGCCGAAAATCGAGGCCTTGATGCGCAGATTGATGTCTTTCGACACCAGCACGATCTCGGTCTGCGGATGCTGTTCGTGGAGGTGCAGGATCGAGGCCAGAATCTGGTTGTCGGGCAGCTTCTTCATGCGCGACTTGGCCGGGTCCGCCGTCCCGGTCTGGAACAGCAGGCGCCCGATCTGCGAGTCGCGGCGCAGGTTCAAGCCTTTCGGTCGAACCAGCTTCAAGCCCTTGTCGATCTTCTCGGCGCCGTGGGCTTCGATCAATTCGTTGATGAAGCGGCTGACCTGGCGCGCGTTGCGCGCAACCTCGGAAGTGCCCTTCTTGCCGTTGTCGAGTTCCTCCAGCACGGTCATCGGGATGAAGACGTCGTGCTCTTCGAAGCGGAACAGCGCGGTCGGATCATGCATCAGCACATTGGTGTCGAGCACGTAAATGCGCTTGCGTTCGGACATCATCACCGCACCTCCTTGGGGAATCAGAACTTCATCGGGTCCATGATCGCGTCGAGGTTCTGCGCGTCGCAGAATTCGAGGAAATCGTCACGCAGGGAAGCGATATGCGTTTTTGCGGGAATGCCGATGGTGATCTGTGCCGAAAACATTTCGGCACCGGTCTGCATCGCGCGGTAGCGGTTCGAGCTCAGGCTCTCGATCGAGATGCCGTGGTCGATGAAGAACTCGGCGAGCAGATGCAGGATGCCGGGCTTGTCGGCCGCAACCACTTCGACGAGGTAGGGCAGCATCGCATTCTGGGTCTCTTTCGCGGCGGTACGCTGCAGGATCAGGCGGATACCTTCCTCGCGTTCGATGCGGGGTGCTGCTGTTTCGAATTTGGCCACGGCATCCCATGAACCCATCAACAGCATGTTGATCGCGACATCGTCGCCGAGCGTCGACAGTCGCGATTCCAGTAGATGGCAGCCGCTTTCGCCGACACGACGCGTAAGGAGGAGCAGAGGCGATTTTTTTTGCGGAGCCACCGCGATGACGACCAGATAGTTTTCGTTCGATGTCGGTCGCGCCACGGAGTGCTCGTGTGGGCTGAATGGATGAATGCAGAATACTTGTCGCCCCCAGGACCCGCAAGTAACATCGTGGCGTTCCTGGCGACTCTTCCCGATGCAACTCCACGGCAGCATTTGCGCGCTGGTCACGCCCTTCGACGCGCGCGAACAGCTCGACTTCCCCGCACTCGACCGCTTGCTCGACTGGCATCTCGCCAGCGGCACGCATGGTCTTGTGCTGGCCGGGTCGACCGGCGAAGCCGCATTGCTTGACGACGACGAATACCGCATGTTGATCGCGCATGCCGCGGCGCGCATCGCCGGACGCATGCCGGTCATTGCCGGCATCGGCTCGCCCAGCACGACGAAGTCTGTGGCCTACGCGCGCATCGCCGCGAATGCCGGTGCGGATGCCGTGCTCGCGGTTACGCCTTACTACGTGCGTCCGCCCCAGCGTGGCCTGATCGCGCACTACCTGCATCTGGCAGCAGAGTCGGCGCTGCCGATCATCCTGTACAACGTGCCGGGTCGTACCGGCTGCGACCTGTTGCCGGAAACCGTTGCTGCACTGGCTGCGCATCCACGCATCATCGGTGTCAAGGAAGCGCGTCCGGAACCCGAGCGCATGGCAGCATTGCTGCTGTTGCAGTCGCCGGAATTCTCGGTCTTGAGCGGCGATGATCCGACGGCGCTGCACGCGATGTCGGCCGGCGCGAAAGGGACGATCTCGGTCGCGGCCAATGTTGCACCACGTGCTTTTGCACAGCTGTGCGAACGCGCGTTGTCGGCTCGCCCGGCGTCGCGGATGAGCGCAGCCGAAATCGATTCAGATTTGCGCAGGCTTTACGACGTGCTCGCACTCGAATCGAACCCGATTCCGGCAAAATGGGCCTTGCATCGCCTGGGCTATCTTGATGCCATCCACCGTCTGCCGCTGACGCCGCTGTCGGCGCAGCATCACGACGCCATTGATCAATGTCTCGCAGCACTCGCATCGCTCGATGCGGCGCTCGCGGGCTGAGGAGAATCACCGATGTCGAAAATCGTCCCGCTTCCACTCGTGCTGGCTGTCTTTGCCGTGACGCTTTCCGGTTGCGGCCTGTTCGGCAAAGGCAAAATGCACGAGCGTTATCTTGACGCCGAATCAGGCAAGTCGCTGACGGTCCCACCGGACTTGGACTCGCCGGCACGACGCGAATCGATGCTCGTCCCGGAGGCCACCGGGGCACTGGTTGAAGTGTCGGAAGCGCCGGCCGATTCGCTGCCGGTCGACGCGGATGATCCGCAAAGCCGGCTCAAGGTGCGGATGTCGCCTGCTGAGACTTTCGACAAGGTGCTGGCTGCGCTGGAGCAGGCGCAAATCGCGACAATCGGCGACGCGGAGCGCGATGAACATCGCGTCGAGCTGCGCTTCGAGGTGACCGAAGAGCGCAAGCGCTGGTGGTGGAAGGACGGCACGCACACGAACACGATTCGACGCACCGTGCACGTGCTCGACGACGCGATCGGCAGCCGTATCGTGATCGAGGATGGCAGCAGCGGTGTGCGCATCGATGACGAGTACGCGCAGCGCGCGCTGAGCGCATTGCGCGATCGCATCAACTGGGAATGAAGGACGCCTGAGCCGCCGTGCAAGTCGCGGCGGCTTAGCGGATCAGCTGGTCGAGCTTGCCCGGTTTGCCATCCCATTCAGCGGCGTCCGCGGGCGGCTCCTTGCGCGTAGTGATCACCGGCCAGATGCGCGACAGCTCGGCGTTCAGCGGCGTAAAGTGTTCCTGGCCGCCAGGTACATCATCTTCCGGAAAAATCGCTTTGGCCGGACATTCCGGTTCGCACAGGGTGCAGTCGATGCACTCGTCCGGATCGATCACCAGAAAGTTCGGGCCTTCATGGAAACAGTCGACCGGACAGACTTCCACGCAGTCGGTGTATTTGCACTTGATGCAGTTTTCGACGACAACGAACGGCATGCGATCAACCTGGTTGGTACTCCCAAGGGGAATCGAACCCCTGTTTTCGCCGTGAGAGGGCGACGTCCTGGACCGCTAGACGATGGGAGCGCGGCTTGAGGCCACGTTGCAGAGCGCCGTAGTATAACGTCAGTAGCCGCGATCTCAAGGCATCTTGGGCATAATGCCCGGTGCTCGCCGGTACCGTCCGGTGCCGGCTACGACCCAACGGCCGCATTCCGCAGCCACCAGGACATCATGGATTTTCTCGAAACCTCCGATCCCGCCGAAGTGCGGAGACGCGTCGCCGCCCAATTGCGCGTGATCGCGCGCGCCGACCATTGCATCTCGCGGCAATTCATCAGTCCGAATGCGCTGCGCGTGTTGTATCGACTGCGCGACGCTGGCTTCGTGGCCTGCCTCGTCGGTGGTGCCGTGCGCGATCTGCTGCTCGGCAATCGCCCCAAGGACTTCGACGTTGCGACCAATGCGACGCCCGAGCAGGTCAAGGCGCTGTTCCGAAATTGTCGCTTGATCGGCCGGCGATTCCGGCTCGCGCACGTGCACTATGGCGACGAAATCATCGAGGTCTCGACCTTCCGCGGCATCAGCGACGACGGTTCAGGCGACCGCGAAATGGTCGATGGCCGCCTGACCCGCGACAACGTCTACGGCAGCATCGAGGAAGATGCGGTGCGCCGCGACTTCACGGTGAATGCGCTGTATTACGCGATCGACGATTTTTCGGTACACGATTACGTCGGCGGGTTCGAGGATGTGCAGCGACGCGAGTTGCGCCTGATCGGCGATGTCGAGCGCCGCTTCCGCGAAGACCCCGTGCGGACCCTGCGTGCCGTGCGGTTCGCCGCGAAGCTCGGCTTCTCGATCGCCGACGATGTTGCTGCGGGCATCCGCGAATTCGGCCCGCTGCTCGTCGATGCGCCGCCGGCGCGCCTGTTCGACGAGATGCTGAAACTGTTCCTGGCCGGGCACGCGCTGTCGGGTTTCCGCGAGATGGAACGGTATGGCCTGTTTGCCGTGCTGTTTCCGGAGTCTTCCGCTTCGATCCGCAAGGACCCGCGCGGTCGCGCCCTGATCGAGGCGGCGTTGGCGAGCACCGACGGCCGCATCGCGCTCGGACGTCCGGTCACGCCGGCGTTCCTGTTCGCGGCCTTGCTCTGGCCCGCGGTCGAGTATCGGACTGCCTTGCTGGCCGATCGCGGCCATGGCGATCCGGAGGGCGAGGCGTCGGCGCAGATCGTGTCCGAGCAGGCGCAGCGCATCGCCTTGCCGAAGCGCTTCTCTTTGCCGATGCAGGAGATCTGGGACCTGCAGCCGCGCTTCGTGACCAACCAGCGCAAGCGCGTGCAGCGACTGCTGGCGCATCCGCGATTTCGGGCCGCCTACGATTTCCTGTTGTTGCGATCGAGTGCCCATCTGGATCTGGTCGAGTTGGCGCAGCGCTGGGACCGCGCTCAGCAGGAGGGGCCGGATGCGGTGCTGTCGGGTCAGCCACTGGTCGAAAAGTCGGTCGCGTCGGATGAGCCGGTCAGGAAGAAGCGCCGGCGCCGGCGCCGCAAGCCGGGTGAGGCAGCGCCGGCCGCGACCGGCGAGTGAGCAGCGCGATCGACGCATGTGCCTTCGTCGCTCTGGGGGCGAACCTGGATGCACCCGCACCGCGTGTGCGCGAAGCGATGGCCCGGCTTGATGCGATGCCGTTCGGTCGCATCCTCGCGCGCTCGTCGCTGTATCGCACGGCACCGGTGGGCCAACGCGATCAGCCAGACTTCATCAATGCCGTAGTCGCGCTGCAGACATCGCTCGCACCGCTGGTGCTGATGCGCGCGCTGCTTGATCTGGAGACTAGCCTCGGGCGTGTGCGCGCCGAGCGCAATGGTCCGCGCCGCATCGATCTGGACCTGATCGCGTTCGATCAGCGCCGCATCGACACGCCGGGGCTGCAATTGCCGCACCCGCGTGCGATCGAGCGCGCGTTCGTGATGGTGCCGTGGGCCGAGATTGCGCCGGATGTCCGGATTGGAGGCTCGACGGTGCGAGAAGTCGCATTCACGCTGCCGCGTCAGGACATCGCAAGAATTGAGGCTTGAGTCCTTGCCAAACGTCTGCCGATAATCGCGGCCCCCGCGAGGAGCTGCCATGTACGCCGGAGTCACCGAAACCCGCAGCCCGCCGATCACGGTGCCTATGCTGCGACAGTTCAAGCAAGAGGGCCGCAAGATCGCTGCATTGACCGGCTACGACGCGAGCTTCGCCAAGCTCGCGGACGAGGCCGACGTCGACGTGATCCTGATCGGCGACTCGCTGGGCATGGTCGTGCACGGCAAACGCAGCACGCTGTCGGTGACGGTGGATGACATCGTCTACCACGCCCGTTCGGTCGCGCGCGGTTCGAAGCGCGCGCTGCGCATTGCCGACATGCCGTATGCCACCTATCCCGATCCGAAGACGGCCTTCGGCCATGCCGCACGCATGATCGGTGAAGGTGAATGCGCGATGGTCAAGCTCGAAGGCGGTGGTCCGGTGATCGAGTCCATCCGCTACCTCGTCGACCGCGAGGTGCCGGTCTGCGCGCATCTCGGGCTCACGCCGCAATCGGTCCTGCGGCTCGGCGGCTACAAGGTGCAGGGGCGTGGCGATGCTGCTGCTCAGGCGCTGCGCGACGCGGCGCGTGCGGCGCAGGTGGCGGGCGCCGAGATGCTGGTGCTGGAATGCGTGCCGAGCCCGCTTGCGGCTGCGATCCAGGCCGACCTCGCGATCCCGGTCATCGGTATCGGCGCCGGGCCGCAGTGCGATGGACAGATCCTGGTGTGTTACGACGTGATCGGGATCAGTTCCGGTCGTCGGCCACGCTTCGTGAAGAATTTCCTCCAGGGTCGCGACAGCGTGCTCGACGCCTTCAAGGCGTACGTGGCGGAAGTGCGAAGCGGCACCTTTCCAGCCGCGGAGCACGAATATGCCGAGTGAATTGCAGCGCCTTGACGATGGCAACGCGGTCCGGTGCGCCGTCTCGGATTGGCGTCGCGCCGGCTTGCGCATCGGTTTCGTGCCGACCATGGGCAATCTGCATGCCGGCCACTATTCGTTGATTGCGGCCGCGCGTGCGCAATGCGATCACGTCGTTGCCAGCATCTTCGTGAACCCGACCCAGTTCGGCCCGAACGAGGATTTCGCGTCCTATCCGCGCACGATGGAGGCCGATGCAGCCGGCCTGGTGGCCGCGGGCTGCGATCTGCTGTTCGCTCCGACGGCCGAGGTGCTGTATCCGTTCGGCCTCGATGCATCGGTGCGCGTGCACGTGCCGCTCGTCAGCGAGGGTCTCTGCGGCGCATTCCGTCCCGGCCACTTCGATGGTGTCGCGACCGTGGTCGCCAAGTTGTTCCATTGGGTCCAGCCGGACATCGCGTTCTTCGGGCGCAAGGATTTCCAGCAATTGCGTGTCATCGAGCGCATGGTTCGCGATCTCGGTTTGCCGATTGCGATCGTCGGTGTCGAGACCTTGCGCGAGCCGAACGGTCTGGCCATGAGTTCGCGCAACCAGTACCTCGCTACGGAAGAACGTGAGCGTGCGGCCGAGATCTACCGGACCCTGCAGGCCATGCGCGACGCCATCGGGCAGGGCAGGGCGCGCGCGGCGGTGGAGGCGGCTGCCGTGGATCGCCTTGACGCAGTCGGATTTCGTGTCGACTACGCCGCTGTCCGTCGTGCCGAGGATCTGTCGGAGCCGGCAGAAGGTGATCGCGGAAATCTGGTCGCGCTGATCGCCGCCCGGCTCGGCAAGGCGCGTTTGATAGACAACATCATGATTTGATTGAATTTATTTCGAAATGTTGTAATCGAGCAACAGCGGTGTTGTGTTTTTGCATCAGTCTTGCTAAATTACGCCTGCCGAAAGGTCTGATCGCTTGAAATGAGCAATCCCTTTCGACAGCAGGGCGCATTGTTAGGTAATCGTCACTCCGATTAGACCCTCTCTGGTTTTCAGAGAGGGTTTTTTTTGCCTGTGTTTCAGAGGCTTGGCTGCAACGGTGTGGTCATTGGCGCGGGCTATACTCCGGCGTTTCCGGATTCAGCGAGAACGCCCGATCATGAGCTTGGCCTGCGACGCTGAACGTCTGAGTGACACCACGTTGGCGGTCCTGTCGGCCGATGCTGAACGCGGACGGCGGCTACGGCTGCGGGTCGGGCCCGTGTATGCCGATTTTTCCCGACAACGGGTCGACACCGCAGCGCTCGACACCCTTCTTGCTCTGGCCGATCAGGCTGAACTTGAGCGATTTCGGCGCGCCTTGGCCGATGGCGAGCCGCTGAACAGCACCGAGGGTCGGGCTGCGCTGCATCATTCCCTGCGCGCGCGTGCCGAGGATGTTCGTGACGGCATCATGCATTCGGCACATATTGCCGCCGCCGATGCGAGCGAGCGCGTGCAGGCTTGGGTTCGGCGTCTGCTGGATGAGGGCTTTGGCGATTCCCGGTCAGTGCGCGATGTCATCAATGTCGGGATCGGCGGTTCGGACCTCGGCCCACGATTGCTCGATGCCGCGATTGCCGATCCGCAGCATGGGCCACGTCTGCATTTCGTTTCCAGCATCGACGCGCATCGTGCGGCCGAACTGATGGCGGCGCTTGATCCAGCAACGACAATGGTCGTGCTTGTATCCAAGAGCTTCGGTACTGAAGAGACCCTGCTCAATGGACGGTTGCTCGTCGATTGGCTTGAAGCGGCACTCGGTGCAGCCGCGATGCAGCGGCGGCTATTTGCCGTCACCGCAAATGTCCGGGCCGCGCAAGATTTCGGTGTCGATGCCGAGCGCTGTCTGCCGATTTGGGAATGGGTCGGTGGCCGTTATTCGTTGTGGTCGGCGGTCGGTTTTTCGTTCGCGCTTGCGCATGGCATCGACGCGTTCCGGCGACTGCTCGACGGTGCTCGCGAGATGGACCGGCATTTCTTTAGCGCACCGTTGGCGCGCAATCTGCCGGTGCTGCGCGGGCTGATCGAGCATTGGAATCGCGCCGCGCTCGAGTTCCGTTCGCGCTGCGTGGTGCCCTACGACGTACGACTGACGCATCTCCCGGCCTATCTCCAGCAACTCGAAATGGAGAGCAACGGCAAATCGGTGCGCCATGACGGTGCGCCCGTGGACGTGCCGACTGCGCCGATTGTGTGGGGCGGCGTCGGCACCGACGCGCAGCACGCATTTTTTCAGGCGCTGCATCAGGGCACACAAGTGGTGCCGGTCGAATTCATCGGCGTGATCCAGCCGGCGCACCGTCATGACGCGCACCATCGCGTGCTGCTCGCAAACCTGCTCGCGCAAAGCGCCGCGCTCGCTTACGGCCATGACACGCGCGACAGCGATGATCCGCTGGCCGCGCACAAGCATCACGGCGGCAATCGCCCGAGCACGGTTGTCCTGCTCGATGCGCTCACGCCGGAAGCGTTGGGGGCGTTGCTCGCGATGTACGAGCACAGCGTCTTCGTCGAGGCCTGTCTGGTCGGCATCAATCCCTTCGACCAGTGGGGCGTGGAACTCGGCAAGCGCATCGCGAGGCAGTTCCTGCCGGCCTTGACGTCGGATGCCGCCGCGCGCGCGCTCGATCCGGTCACGCAGTCGCTGATCGGCGAGATCCGCTCACGTTGAGCCATGGCGCGCGAGCGCCCATTGCACGTGCTCGCGCACCAGCGGCGAGGGATCGTCACGCCGCGACTGCAGCGCGTCCAGGATGGCCGGCCCGGTCGGTGCATTGCCGAGCGCCACCGCGATGTTGCGCAACCAGCGTTCATGGCCGATGCGGCGGATCGGCGAGCCTTCGGTGCGTGCCAGAAACTCGGCTTCATTCCACGAGAACGCATCGGTCAGCGCGATGCGGTCGAGTCCGTTGCGCGGTAAAAAATCGCGTTCCGCCGTCGGCTGCGCAAACTTGTTCCATGGACAGACCAGCTGGCAATCGTCGCAACCGTAGATGCGGTTGCCGATCAATGCACGCAGGTCCTCGGGAATCGGACCATGCAGCTCGATGGTCAGGTAGGAAATGCAGCGGCGCGCGTCGATGCGATGTGGCGCCACGATGGCCCGGGTCGGGCAGACATCGATGCAGCGCGTGCAGGTGCCGCAGTAGTGGCCGGTTTCCGCGGCGTCATGGGGCAGCGGCAGATCGGTGTACAGCTCGCCGATGAAGAACCAGGAGCCGCGCTTCGTGTCGATCAGGTTGGCGTGCTTGCCGATCCAGCCCAGCCCGGCATTGCGCGCGAGCGCTTTCTCCAGCACCGGTGCGCTGTCGACGAAGGCGCGATAGCCGAACGGTCCGATGATCGCGCCGATGCGATCAGCCAGTTGCTGCAGGCGGTTCCGCATCAGCTTGTGATAATCGCGTCCCAGGGCATAGCGCGAGACATAGGCCAGGCTCGGATCGTCGAGCGTGGCCTGCATGTCGGCGGCATCGGCGCTGAGGTAATCCATGCGGACCGAGATCACGCTGAGGGTGCCAGGCACCAGTTCCTGCGGCCGCGTGCGCTTGCTGCCATGGCGCTGCATATAGTCCATGTCGCCGTGGAAACCATCGTCAAGCCAGTGCAGCAGGTGCGCCTCGTCTTCGTCGAGACGCGTCCCGGTGATGCCGCAGGCCTGGAAGCCGAGGTCGTTCGCCTCGTGCTTGATGCGTGTGGCCAATGCCTGCGGGTCGATGTTCGGATCGGACATGTCGGCAGTATAGGCGTGGCCCCGTACAATGCCGGCATGGAAGACATCGCATCGAATCTTTACCGCGTGGCCGACGTGCGCCGTATCGAGGCGCAGGCGATGCGATTGCCGGGGCACGAGGCCTGGACCTTGATGCAGTGCGCCGGTGCTGCGGCCTTCGCGATGCTGCGTGTGCGCTGGCCTGAAGCGCGGCGTCTGCTCGTCATTTGCGGAAGCGGCAACAATGGCGGCGATGGCTATGTCGTCGCGACGCTGGCGCGTGCACAAGGTCTCAGCGTTTCGTTGCTCCAGGTTGGTGCGGTGCCGACGGGCGAACCGGCCGCGCAGGCCGTTGCCCAGTGGAATGACGTCATCGGCGCCGGCACCGATGGGGATTTGCCAGAGGCCGATCTGATCGTCGACGCGCTGTTCGGCATCGGTCTCGATCGTGCACCGGAAGGTGCGATCGCGGCGCTGATCGCGGCGATCAACGGGCACGCGGCGCCGGTGTTCGCGCTCGACGTTCCCTCGGGCCTGAATGCCGACAGCGGTCATGCTCCGGGCGTCTGTGTGCAGGCCAGTTTGACGCTGAGTTTCATCGCCTGGAAACGCGGGCTATGGACGGGTGTCGCGGCGCGGGTGTGCGGCGAGCGCCGTCTCGCCACTCTGGATCTTCCTTCCGGCGCATTCGTCGGGGTGCCGGCGGATGCACAGCTGATGACCGAGACCGAGGTTGCCAGAGCCTTGCCGCCGCGTGCCCGCGATGCCCACAAGGGCCGAGCGGGGCATGTGCTGGTGGTCGGCGGCGATCAAGGCATGGGCGGTGCGGTGCTGATCGCCGCCGCCGCTGCTGCGCGTGCCGGGGCTGGTCTGGTCAGTGTCGCGACCCGTTCGATGCATGTTCCGGCGTTGCTGGCACGGCAACCGGAGGCAATGGCGCGGGCGGTCGAGAACGACGGCGATCTGCAGCCGATGATCGATCG
It contains:
- the folK gene encoding 2-amino-4-hydroxy-6-hydroxymethyldihydropteridine diphosphokinase; translation: MDACAFVALGANLDAPAPRVREAMARLDAMPFGRILARSSLYRTAPVGQRDQPDFINAVVALQTSLAPLVLMRALLDLETSLGRVRAERNGPRRIDLDLIAFDQRRIDTPGLQLPHPRAIERAFVMVPWAEIAPDVRIGGSTVREVAFTLPRQDIARIEA
- a CDS encoding ferredoxin family protein → MPFVVVENCIKCKYTDCVEVCPVDCFHEGPNFLVIDPDECIDCTLCEPECPAKAIFPEDDVPGGQEHFTPLNAELSRIWPVITTRKEPPADAAEWDGKPGKLDQLIR
- a CDS encoding 4-hydroxy-tetrahydrodipicolinate synthase; amino-acid sequence: MQLHGSICALVTPFDAREQLDFPALDRLLDWHLASGTHGLVLAGSTGEAALLDDDEYRMLIAHAAARIAGRMPVIAGIGSPSTTKSVAYARIAANAGADAVLAVTPYYVRPPQRGLIAHYLHLAAESALPIILYNVPGRTGCDLLPETVAALAAHPRIIGVKEARPEPERMAALLLLQSPEFSVLSGDDPTALHAMSAGAKGTISVAANVAPRAFAQLCERALSARPASRMSAAEIDSDLRRLYDVLALESNPIPAKWALHRLGYLDAIHRLPLTPLSAQHHDAIDQCLAALASLDAALAG
- the pcnB gene encoding polynucleotide adenylyltransferase PcnB, which produces MDFLETSDPAEVRRRVAAQLRVIARADHCISRQFISPNALRVLYRLRDAGFVACLVGGAVRDLLLGNRPKDFDVATNATPEQVKALFRNCRLIGRRFRLAHVHYGDEIIEVSTFRGISDDGSGDREMVDGRLTRDNVYGSIEEDAVRRDFTVNALYYAIDDFSVHDYVGGFEDVQRRELRLIGDVERRFREDPVRTLRAVRFAAKLGFSIADDVAAGIREFGPLLVDAPPARLFDEMLKLFLAGHALSGFREMERYGLFAVLFPESSASIRKDPRGRALIEAALASTDGRIALGRPVTPAFLFAALLWPAVEYRTALLADRGHGDPEGEASAQIVSEQAQRIALPKRFSLPMQEIWDLQPRFVTNQRKRVQRLLAHPRFRAAYDFLLLRSSAHLDLVELAQRWDRAQQEGPDAVLSGQPLVEKSVASDEPVRKKRRRRRRKPGEAAPAATGE
- a CDS encoding PhoH family protein; translated protein: MSERKRIYVLDTNVLMHDPTALFRFEEHDVFIPMTVLEELDNGKKGTSEVARNARQVSRFINELIEAHGAEKIDKGLKLVRPKGLNLRRDSQIGRLLFQTGTADPAKSRMKKLPDNQILASILHLHEQHPQTEIVLVSKDINLRIKASIFGVPAEDYENDRALDDFSLLYTGHIELPADFWTKHAKDLRSWSEKGHTYYELKLRKNEDWAPHQFLYLAGEDEPEFRVLSIRDGIARLQILDDFTGGSHSIWGIHARNREQNFALNALMDPEIDFVTLLGTAGTGKTLLALAAGLAQVMDQQRYREIIMTRVTVSVGEDIGFLPGTEEEKMTPWMGALTDNLEVLANPSEGGSWGRAATNDLLASRIKIRSMNFMRGRTFLNRYVIVDEAQNLTPKQMKTLLTRAGPGTKMICLGNVEQIDTPYLTETTSGLTYAVDRFKAWQHSAHITLRRGERSRLADFASESL
- the panB gene encoding 3-methyl-2-oxobutanoate hydroxymethyltransferase; translation: MYAGVTETRSPPITVPMLRQFKQEGRKIAALTGYDASFAKLADEADVDVILIGDSLGMVVHGKRSTLSVTVDDIVYHARSVARGSKRALRIADMPYATYPDPKTAFGHAARMIGEGECAMVKLEGGGPVIESIRYLVDREVPVCAHLGLTPQSVLRLGGYKVQGRGDAAAQALRDAARAAQVAGAEMLVLECVPSPLAAAIQADLAIPVIGIGAGPQCDGQILVCYDVIGISSGRRPRFVKNFLQGRDSVLDAFKAYVAEVRSGTFPAAEHEYAE
- a CDS encoding glycine cleavage system protein R, whose translation is MLPWSCIGKSRQERHDVTCGSWGRQVFCIHPFSPHEHSVARPTSNENYLVVIAVAPQKKSPLLLLTRRVGESGCHLLESRLSTLGDDVAINMLLMGSWDAVAKFETAAPRIEREEGIRLILQRTAAKETQNAMLPYLVEVVAADKPGILHLLAEFFIDHGISIESLSSNRYRAMQTGAEMFSAQITIGIPAKTHIASLRDDFLEFCDAQNLDAIMDPMKF
- a CDS encoding pantoate--beta-alanine ligase, giving the protein MPSELQRLDDGNAVRCAVSDWRRAGLRIGFVPTMGNLHAGHYSLIAAARAQCDHVVASIFVNPTQFGPNEDFASYPRTMEADAAGLVAAGCDLLFAPTAEVLYPFGLDASVRVHVPLVSEGLCGAFRPGHFDGVATVVAKLFHWVQPDIAFFGRKDFQQLRVIERMVRDLGLPIAIVGVETLREPNGLAMSSRNQYLATEERERAAEIYRTLQAMRDAIGQGRARAAVEAAAVDRLDAVGFRVDYAAVRRAEDLSEPAEGDRGNLVALIAARLGKARLIDNIMI